The proteins below are encoded in one region of Bremerella sp. P1:
- a CDS encoding 2-oxoacid:ferredoxin oxidoreductase subunit beta — MASAELPVLKPADYGTDQDVRWCPGCGDYSILAQMKKVMSNLNMSREDTVFVSGIGCSSRFPYYMNTYGMHSVHGRAPAFATGLKSSRQDLTVFVITGDGDALSIGGNHLMHVLRRNVNLNIILFNNRIYGLTKGQYSPTSEKGKITKSTPMGAIDNPIHPLSVAISCEATFVARSIDVHIKHLAETLERAVAHKGVSFVEVYQNCNVFNDGAYKWATDKDTKADTVLELEHGKPLIFGKNRDKGIRLNGMTPEVVELGKGISEDDLLFHDEKTTDPTLAYLLTRISHPEFPEPIGVLRDIDAPCYDDAINYQVQQAKEAKGEASLDKLFNSGDTWVVE, encoded by the coding sequence ATGGCATCCGCAGAACTGCCTGTACTGAAGCCCGCGGACTACGGCACCGACCAGGACGTGCGTTGGTGCCCGGGGTGCGGTGACTACTCGATTTTGGCCCAAATGAAAAAGGTCATGTCGAACCTCAACATGAGCCGCGAAGATACCGTCTTCGTCAGCGGTATCGGTTGCAGTAGCCGCTTCCCGTACTACATGAACACCTACGGCATGCACAGCGTGCACGGTCGTGCTCCGGCGTTCGCAACCGGGCTGAAGTCCTCGCGACAGGACCTGACGGTCTTCGTCATCACGGGCGACGGCGACGCGCTGTCGATCGGTGGTAATCACCTGATGCACGTGCTGCGTCGTAATGTGAACTTGAACATCATCTTGTTCAACAATCGCATCTACGGCCTGACCAAGGGGCAGTACTCGCCGACTTCCGAAAAGGGGAAGATCACCAAGAGTACCCCGATGGGCGCGATCGATAACCCGATTCACCCACTTTCGGTGGCCATCTCGTGCGAAGCGACGTTTGTGGCTCGCTCGATCGACGTCCATATCAAGCACCTGGCCGAGACGCTCGAACGCGCCGTGGCTCACAAGGGTGTTTCGTTCGTCGAGGTTTACCAGAACTGCAACGTGTTCAACGACGGCGCTTACAAGTGGGCGACCGACAAGGACACCAAGGCCGACACCGTGCTCGAACTGGAACACGGCAAGCCGCTCATCTTCGGTAAGAATCGCGACAAGGGTATTCGCCTGAACGGCATGACCCCGGAAGTGGTTGAGCTGGGCAAGGGAATCAGCGAAGACGATCTTCTTTTCCACGACGAAAAGACGACCGATCCAACGCTGGCCTACTTGCTTACCCGGATCTCGCACCCCGAGTTCCCCGAACCGATCGGCGTGCTGCGTGATATCGACGCTCCTTGTTACGACGACGCCATCAACTACCAGGTGCAGCAGGCCAAGGAAGCCAAGGGCGAA
- a CDS encoding 2-oxoacid:acceptor oxidoreductase subunit alpha: protein MSTTTDETTVVKEIQPLEEATVRFCGDSGDGMQLAGTQFSNTSALAGNDIATFPDFPAEIRAPRGTLAGVSGFQIHFASHDIFTPGETVDALVAMNPAALKTNLADLKKNGVLIVNSNAFDKKALGQAGYEANPIEDDSLSGYQVFSVPMTSMTRGAVDGLDLSVKESDRCRNFFAMGLVFWLYGRSMEPTLRFIEAKFSKLPAIAEANRRALKAGYNFGETTDAFRSSYTVEKAKLPPGTYRNMTGNQALAWGLISAAKLSEKKLFLGSYPITPASDILHELSKFKHYNVLTFQAEDEIAAVCAAIGAAYGGEMALTTTSGPGMALKGEAMGLAMMLELPLVIVDVQRGGPSTGLPTKTEQADLLQAMFGRNGESPLPIIAARSPADCFDVAIEAWRLATRFMTPIVILTDGYIANGSEPWRIPKMADLPKIEVTHPGPRNEDDPPFLAYDRNEELARPWAIPGTPGLMHRVGGLEKQDGTGNVSYDPQNHHHMVMTRAKKVSNIAEAVPPQEVMGSESGKVLVVSWGGTYGSCRTAVARLQAQGKSVSHAHLRYLNPFPRNLGELLSSFDKVLVPELNLGQLRLLLRDKYLVDAVGLNKVQGKPFTTTEIVEKIESMLD, encoded by the coding sequence ATGTCTACCACAACTGATGAAACGACTGTCGTAAAAGAGATTCAGCCCTTGGAAGAAGCGACCGTTCGCTTCTGCGGCGACTCTGGCGACGGTATGCAATTGGCCGGTACGCAGTTCTCGAATACCTCGGCTTTGGCCGGTAACGACATTGCGACCTTCCCCGACTTCCCGGCCGAAATCCGTGCACCGCGTGGAACGCTAGCCGGTGTGAGTGGTTTCCAGATTCACTTCGCTTCGCACGACATTTTCACCCCGGGTGAAACGGTCGACGCATTGGTTGCGATGAATCCCGCGGCTCTCAAGACCAACCTGGCCGACCTGAAGAAGAATGGCGTGCTGATCGTCAACAGCAACGCGTTCGATAAGAAAGCCCTTGGTCAGGCCGGTTACGAAGCCAACCCGATCGAAGACGATTCGCTGAGCGGATACCAGGTCTTCTCGGTTCCGATGACCAGCATGACACGCGGTGCTGTCGATGGACTCGACCTGAGCGTGAAGGAATCGGATCGTTGCCGTAACTTCTTCGCGATGGGCCTGGTCTTCTGGCTATACGGTCGCTCGATGGAGCCGACCTTGCGATTCATCGAAGCTAAGTTCTCGAAGTTGCCAGCCATTGCCGAAGCGAACCGCCGTGCTTTGAAGGCCGGTTACAACTTCGGCGAAACGACCGATGCGTTCCGCAGTAGCTATACGGTCGAAAAGGCCAAGCTGCCGCCAGGTACCTATCGCAACATGACCGGCAACCAGGCCTTGGCTTGGGGCCTGATTAGTGCTGCCAAGCTGAGCGAGAAGAAACTGTTCCTCGGTTCGTACCCGATCACGCCAGCGAGTGACATTCTGCACGAGCTGAGCAAGTTCAAGCATTACAACGTGCTGACCTTCCAGGCCGAAGACGAAATCGCTGCCGTCTGTGCCGCGATTGGTGCTGCCTATGGCGGCGAAATGGCACTCACCACGACCAGTGGTCCCGGCATGGCACTCAAGGGAGAAGCCATGGGCCTGGCCATGATGCTGGAACTACCGCTGGTGATCGTTGACGTTCAGCGTGGTGGTCCGAGCACCGGTCTGCCGACTAAGACTGAACAGGCTGACCTGTTGCAGGCCATGTTTGGCCGTAACGGTGAATCGCCGCTGCCGATCATCGCGGCTCGCAGTCCTGCCGACTGCTTCGACGTCGCCATCGAAGCATGGCGACTTGCAACGCGATTCATGACGCCGATCGTCATCCTGACCGACGGTTACATCGCCAACGGTAGCGAACCGTGGCGGATTCCGAAGATGGCTGATCTTCCCAAGATCGAAGTCACTCATCCTGGTCCGCGTAACGAAGATGATCCGCCGTTTTTGGCCTACGACCGAAACGAAGAACTGGCTCGTCCTTGGGCCATTCCTGGTACGCCTGGCTTGATGCACCGCGTCGGTGGTCTCGAAAAGCAGGATGGTACCGGTAACGTCAGTTACGATCCGCAAAACCACCATCACATGGTGATGACCCGTGCCAAGAAGGTTTCCAACATTGCCGAGGCCGTTCCACCACAGGAAGTGATGGGCAGCGAAAGTGGCAAGGTGTTGGTCGTCAGCTGGGGCGGTACCTATGGTTCGTGCCGCACGGCGGTTGCTCGGCTGCAAGCCCAAGGCAAGTCGGTCAGCCACGCTCACCTGCGATACCTCAATCCATTCCCACGAAACCTGGGCGAGTTGCTTTCGAGCTTCGACAAAGTGCTGGTTCCAGAATTGAATCTGGGACAGCTGCGTCTGTTGCTTCGCGACAAGTACCTGGTCGACGCCGTCGGTCTGAACAAGGTGCAAGGGAAGCCTTTCACTACGACCGAGATCGTCGAAAAGATCGAGTCGATGTTGGACTAA